ACGTTTCGACGGTAGCGGTCTGCCCAACCCGGTCTATACCGAGGCTTACGGTCAGTGGGACGTGAACGTGGGTTACAAGTGGAACAAGAACCTGGGCTTCCAGCTCGAGGTGATCAACCTGACCGACGAAACCCAGCGCCTCCATGGCCGTGCCAAGGAACAGGTGCTGTATTACACCCAGACCGGCCGTCGCTTCATGATGGGTGCGCGTTACACCTTCTGAGGCTGAGCCCTCGGCCCCGGTGCTGCATGCCGGGGCCGCAAGGACCAAGTCCGGATGGTCATCGCCGCCCCGGAGCAGATCCCGATCCGGGGCGGCGATCCTTCCCGCAGTGAACACGCCGGGCGTCATGGCCCTGGCTGGCACAATGGCAGTACCTTTACCCGCATCTTGCCGTGACGGGCAACCCGCCCGCCGATGCACACTTCGAGACTTGTCATGCGTGCCGAACTACTGAACAACGTGCAACACCAACACCTGCGATTGCGCACCGATGTCAGCGCCGCGCTGGGTGATGCGGTCGTGAGCGTCCCGACCATTCCCGCCGAGTTCCGCGCCTTGCAGGCGCACTATCCCATCGTCTTCCAACCCAGCAACGACAGCGCGGGGTTCCAGCCCGTTGCCATGCTGGGTCTGCAGGAAGGTCAGAATCTGTTTCTCGGCCCCCAAGGCTGGGAGGCCCACCACCTGCCTTACGCCATCGAGCGGCAACCGCTGCTGGTCGGCCGCGACGGCGACGAGTGGCTGGTCCATATCGATCTGGATAGCCCCCGCCTGAGCGAGACCGACGGCGAGCCGCTGTTCCTGCCCCACGGCGGTCAGTCCGAACTGCTGGAACGACGCATTGCCGTGCTTCAGGCCCTGCACGAGGGTCTGCAGACCCTGCCGGCCTTCATCCAGGCCCTGCGCCATTACGAACTGCTCGAAGCAATGAGTCTGGATATCGAACAGGACGACGGCACGGTGCGCCGGCTTGGCGGTTTCTATGTGATTCACGAAGAACGATTTGCCACCCTGTCCGCGGAGG
This genomic stretch from Chitinimonas sp. BJYL2 harbors:
- a CDS encoding SapC family protein, which gives rise to MRAELLNNVQHQHLRLRTDVSAALGDAVVSVPTIPAEFRALQAHYPIVFQPSNDSAGFQPVAMLGLQEGQNLFLGPQGWEAHHLPYAIERQPLLVGRDGDEWLVHIDLDSPRLSETDGEPLFLPHGGQSELLERRIAVLQALHEGLQTLPAFIQALRHYELLEAMSLDIEQDDGTVRRLGGFYVIHEERFATLSAEAVTALHQAGYLLPITMAIASIGRFRDLIERARRQGR